The genomic region TGCGCCCGACCGCCTCGAACACCGGGCCGGGGACGACGAGCTGGACCCGCCAGGAGCCGTTCTCGCTCATCGACCCGCCGTTGGCGGACGCGGCGGTGTCGGATCCGGGGAACGCGACGTAGCGCTGGTGCCCGGCGTTGTTCTTGGACTCGCTGTCGGGGACGTAGACGTAGTTCTCGCCCGAGACCCCGCCCTTGCTGGGCTGCCAGGCGCCGGAGACGGTGCCGAACCAGACGTAGACACCGCCGTGGCCGCCCTTGACGGACTGGAACCCGCTGCCGCTGACGGTCAGCGTCGTGGAGTAGCTGTCGTCGATCGCGGCGCTGCCGCGGTCGTTGACGACCGTCACCCGCCCGGCGGCGTGCGCCGGGGGCGCGGCGGCCGGGACGATGACGGCGGCGGTGGCCAGCGCTGCGAGCGCGGCGGTCACACGGCGGAGCACGAGGCCTCCTCATCGGTGGCGGCGGCGCTCGCGCCGCCGCGGAGCCGGACGGGGACGACGACCAGGCGGTCGTCGTGGTGCAGGACGTCGACGGGGTGCGCGTACACCTCGGTCAGCAGCTCGCCGGTCAGCACCTCGGCCGGCGGGCCGTCCGCGCGCAGCCGGCCGCCGGCGAGCACGCAGACCCGGTCGGCGTACGCCGCGGCGAGGGAGAGGTCGTGGAGCACGACCACCACCGCGGCGCCGGCCTCGGCGACCTCGCGCACCACCGACAGCAGCTGCTCCTGGTGGCGGATGTCGAGGGCCGCGGTCGGCTCGTCGAGGAACATCACCGGGGTCTCCTGGGCCAGCAGCCGCGCGAAGGAGGTGCGGGCCTGCTCACCGCCGGAGAGGGTCGGGAAGAGGCGCTCGGCGAGGTCGGTGACGTCGGCGCGCGCGAGGCTGGCCTCGACGACCTCGTCGTCGCGGTCGGAGGCCGGAGTGCGGTACCACGGCGAGCGGCCCATCCGGACCACCTCCTCGACGCGGAAGCCGAAGGCCAGGCCCTGCTTCTGCAGCTGCACGCCGCGCTCGCGGGACAGCTCCTTGGCCGAGTGCTTGGCGATCTTGCGCCCGCGCAGCTCGACGTGGCCCTCGGTCGGGTCGAGGTCGCCGGAGAGCACGCCCAGGAGCGTGGACTTGCCGGCGCCGTTGGGCCCGACCAGCGCCACGACCTCGCCGGGGCGCACCTCGAGGTCGACGTCGGCGAGGATCGCGCGGCCCTCGATGCGGACCCCGACCCCGTGGGTGGTGAGGACGGCGCTCATGCCCAGCCCCCCGCCGTACGACGGGCGCGGCGCAGCAGCCAGAAGAAGAAGGGGCCGCCGATGAGCGAGGTCAGCATTCCGATCGGCAGGTCGGCGTAGGCGATCGCGGTGCGCGCCCAGAGGTCGGCCAGGACCAGCAGGACCGCGCCGCCCAGCGCGCTGGCCGGCACCAGCATCCGGTGCCCGGGCCCGGCGATCATCCGGATCAGGTGGGGCACGACCAGGCCGACGAAGGCGATGATCCCGCAGAACGCGACGGCCGCGCCGGTCAGCAGCGCGACCACCACGATCGCGACGATGCGCAGCCGCTCGACGTCGACGCCGACGTGGCGCGCGGCGCGGTCGCCGAGGGCGAGCAGGTCGAGGCGCGGCGCCAGCAGCAGGGCCGCGACGATGCCGGCGAGCGCGAGCGGCGCGACCACGCCGACGTACTCCCAGCGCGAGCCGTTGAGGCTGCCCAGCTGCCAGAAGACGATCTCCTCACGGGCCTGCTGGTCGCCGAGGAAGAGCAGGAAGGCCAGGCCGGCGCTGGTCACCGCGTTGATCGCGATGCCGGTCAGCACCAGCGTGACCACCTCGGTGCGCCCGCCGGAGCGCGACATGACGTAGACCAGCAGCGTGGTGACCAGGCCGCCGACGAACGCGCACAGCGCGATGGTCCAGGTGCCCGCGAAGGTCCAGCCGAAGACGATGACGGCCGCGGCGGCGAAGGCCGCGCCCGAGGAGACCCCAACGACGCCCGGCTCGGCGAGCGGGTTGCCGAACACGCCCTGCATCAGCGCGCCCGCGGCGGCCAGCGCGGCGCCGGCGAGGGCGGCCATCACCACGCGCGGGAACCGCACCTGCCACAGCGTGTTCTCGCCCTGCGGGTGGCTGGGCAGCGGCCCGGCGTCGATGCCGAGGTGGTGCAGCACCGAGCCGAGCACCTCGGAGGCGGGTACGTCGAGCTGGCCCTGCCCGGCCGCGACGACGATCGCGGCGAGCAGGGCGACCCCGAGGCCGCCGAGCAGGCCGATGCGTCCGGCGAGCGAGGCGATCGCCCCGCGTGGGCGCGTGCCGCTGCCGGGCGCGACGGAGACGCTCGTCACGAGAGGGCCTGCGGGGCGTACAGCGCGACGGCGAGGGAGTTCAAGGTGGTGGCGGCCGCGGGGCCGAAGCCGAGGATCTGGGAGTCCTCCATGGTGACGATGCGCTTGCTCTGACCCGCCGGCGTCTGGGCGAGCGCCGGGAGGCGCTCGAGCAGCCCGTCCGTGCCGCCGACGGAGTCCAGGCCCTTGGTCATCATCAGCACCACGTCGGGCTGGGCGTCGACCAGGCCCTCGTCGGTGACCGGCTTCATGCCGTTCCACCCGATCTCCCCGGCCACGTCGTAGAGGCCGAGCGCGTCGATGAGGGAGTCGGCGCCGGAGTCCTCGCCGAACATGTAGTAGACGCCCGACTGGCCGCGGACGTAGAGGAACACCGCGCGCAGCTTGTCGCGGCGCTCGCCCGGCGCGACGTCGGCGATCTGCTCGGTCACGGCGTCGACCTCGGCCTGCGTGCGCTCGGCCAGGGCGGCGCCCTGCTCGGGCACGCCGAGCGCCTCGGCGACGTCCTCGATCAGCGTCGAGACGGTGTCCAGCGAGCGCTCGGAGTCGACGACGACGACCGGGATGCCGGCGTCGCGCATCTGCAGGATCGCGTCCCACGGGCCGAGCGAGGTGTCGGTGATGATCACCGTCGGGTCCAGCTCGAGGATCGCCTCGGCGTTGAGGTCGTGGCCGTTCTGGGTCACCAGCGGGAGGTCGGCGGCGGCGTCGAACTGGGTGGCGATCTCACGACCGACCACCTGATCGCCCAGGCCGAGCTCGAAGACGGTGCGCGACAGGGTGCCGTAGATGTCCAGCGGCAGGATGCGGCTCGCGTCGGTGATGGTCACCTCGGTGCCCTGGGCATCGGTGACGGTGACCGGCAGCTGCGGCTCCGCCTGCTCCACGACCGGCTCGACCTGCTCCTCGGCGACCGCGTTGACCGAGCCCTCCCAGTCGCGCACGTCGTCGAGCGGCTCGACCTCGGAGAGCGGCGGCGCGGCCGCGCCGGCGTCCTTGCCACCGCTGGAGCCGTTGTCGCCCACGGAGACTCCGCACCCGCTGAGCAGCGTGGCGGCGGCCACGACCGAGATCGCGAGGCCAGACCTCAGACGGCGCGCGGGGGTGATCATGAGACATCCATCCGTTTCAGTGAGCAGCCCCCGAGCGGGCCGGTTCCATCCTGGAAATCTGAGAACGCTGGCCAAGCCAGTAAGCCGAGCCTAACATTACTTAGGTCCACCTAACTGATTTCTCCCACCTTCTTGACAAGATGTCACAATCTTTCTGACACTGTGTCTGATCCCGGGCATGCTGGTCGTGCCCGACACCCGCCAGGCCCCCGGCCACCGCTCGCAGGAGTTCCCATGACCATCGTCGACGCCGATCTCGACATGCCGCTCTCGACGGCGATGCGCCAGGGATCGCTGGCTCAGCACAGCGATGCCGAGAACGCGACGTTCACCTCCGAGCTGATGGCCGGGCGCATCAACGAGGCGGGCTACACCGACTACCTGCGCCTGCTGCGTCGAGTTTACGCGGCCCTCGAGGAGGTCGGCCGTGATCTGGCCGACGACCCGATCGCCGCGGAGATCTACGACCCGGCCCTCGACCGGCTCGCCGCGATCGAGTCCGACATCGCGCACTGGAGCGGCGGCGGCTCCCTCGACATCGACAGCCCCGCCGCCACGGCGTACGCCGAGCGGGTGCGGGCGGCGGCCTCCTCGCCGCTGAAGTTCATCGCCCACCACTACACCCGCTACCTCGGCGACCTGTCCGGTGGTCTGGCGATCGGGCGCATCATCGACCGCACCTACGGCTCGACCGGCGAGGGCGTCGCGTTCTACGACTTCGCGACCATCGCGAAGCCCAAGGACTACAAGGACGGCTACCGCGCCCGCCTCGACGCGCTCCCCCTCGACGCCGCCCAGCGCGCCGAGGTGGTCGCCGAGGTGCAGCAGGCGTTCCGCCACAACCAGGCGCTCTTCGACGAGCTCAGCGCCCGCATGGACGCCTACCGCCGCTGACCCGGCGCACGTCTGATCCTGACCTCCTGACCGCGGTCGGCCCTCGGGCCGGCCGCGGTCAGTGCGTCTCGGGAGCGTGCTGGGCCAGCCGCTGCGCGAGACCCGGGCGGCACCCGCGCATCATCTGCTCGTGGTTCCAGGTCAGCAGCGGCCGCGCCACCCGGGAGGCGACCGCGAGCGCGCCGACGACCACGACGTCCTGGGCGAAGTCCAGCCGCGCGCCGGTGCCCTCCTCGGTCACGGTGAACCGGACGCTCCCGGCCAGGTCGCCGGAGACCTCCACCTCCAGCACCGGCAGCTCCCGGGTGACCGCGTGCAGCACCAGGTCGAGGGTGTAGGGCAGCACCGAGCGGCACAGCACCCGGGCGTCGTCGGGGCCCAGCGAGGCCACCGCCACCACCTGCGGCCACCACAGCGGGTAGCGCTCGAGGTCGACCACCACGTCGCGCACCCGCTCCGGGGAAGCCGCCACGCGCCAGGAGTCACCGAAGGAGTACGTCGCTCGCACCCGCCCAGCATGCCGACCGCCTGGTCGAGCCCGCCCGAGACCCCGGCTCCGCACGGACCGCCCGCACGACGTACTAGCGTTCGGTGCATGACTTCCCCCGAGGTGGACCTGCTGCTCTCCCGCGCCCGGAGCTGGGCGGCCGAGGACCCCGACGAGCACACCCGCGCCGACCTCGAGGCGATGGTGCGCGAGGTCGAGGCGGGCGGCGACCCGGCGCAGCTGGCCGACGCGTTCCACGGCACCTTGGAGTTCGGCACCGCCGGACTGCGCGGCGCCCTGGGCGCGGGGCCGAACCGGATGAACCGGGTCGTCGTGCTGCGGGCCGCGGCCGGGCTCGCGGCGTACCTGCGCGACACCGGCGCCCGCCCCGGCAGCCCCGTGGTGATCGGGTACGACGCGCGCCACAACTCCGACGTCTTCGCCCGCGACACCGCCGAGGTGATGAGCGGCGCCGGCTTCACCGCGCACCTGCTGCCCCGCCCGCTGCCCACGCCGCTGCTGGCCTACGCGATCCGCGAGCTCGGCTGCGTGGCCGGCGTGATGGTGACCGCGAGCCACAACCCGCCGCAGGACAACGGCTACAAGGTCTACCTCGGTGACGGCAGCCAGATCGTGGCCCCGGCCGACGCGGAGATCGCGGCCCGCATCGACGCGGTCGGGCCCGTCTCCACGATCCCGCGCGGCACGTCCGCCCACGTCCTGGACGAGACCATCGTGGACCGCTACCTCGACGTGGTCGCCGGGCTGGCCGGCGACGGACCGCGCGACCTCGACATCGTCTACACCCCGCTGCACGGCGTCGGCGGGGCCTCGGTCGTGCAGGTGCTCGAGACCGCCGGGTTCTCCACCCCGCGCGTGGTCGCCGAGCAGGAGCAGCCGGACCCGGAGTTCCCGACCGTCGCGTTCCCGAACCCGGAGGAGCCGGGCGCGATGGACCTGGCGATGGCGCTCGCCGCCGCCCACCGCGCCGACCTGGTGGTGGCCAACGACCCCGACGCCGACCGCTGCGCGGCCGCGGTGCCGGGCCCGCACGGCTGGCGGATGCTGCGCGGCGACGAGGTCGGCGCGCTGCTCGCCCACGCGCTGCTGGCGCGCGGCGCCGAGGGGGTCTACGCGACCACGATCGTGTCCTCGACGCTGCTGTCGAAGATGGCCGCCGCCGCGGGGCAGCCGTACGCCGAGACGCTGACCGGCTTCAAGTGGATCGGCCGGGTCGAGGGGCTCGCCTTCGGCTATGAGGAGGCGCTGGGCTACTGCGTGGACCCCGAGCACGTGCGCGACAAGGACGGCGTCTCCGCGCTGCTGCTGCTGTGCGAGCTCGCCGCGAGCCTCAAGGCCGAGGGCCGTTCGCTCACCGACCTGCTCGACGACCTCGCGCGCACCCACGGCCTGCACGCCACCGACCAGCTGTCGGTGCGCGTCACCGACCTCGCCGAGATCGGCGCCGCGATGTCCCGTCTGCGCAGCACCCCGCTGACCACCCTGGGCGGCCTGGCCGTGGAGGGCGTCGACGACCTCAACCTGGGCAGCGACCTCCTGCCCCCGACCGACGGGCTGCGCTACCGCCTCGCGGGCGGCGCGCGGGTCGTCGTACGACCGAGCGGGACCGAGCCCAAGCTGAAGTGCTACCTGGAGGTCGTCGTACCGGTGGAGGCCGCCGGGTCCGGCACCGACGCCGTCGACGCCGCGCGGATCAACGCCGCCGGCCGCCTCGACGCGCTGCGCGGCGACATCCGGGCGGCCGCCGGGATCTGAGAGCCGCTCAGACCGCGAGGGTGATCACGAAGCCGACGACCGCCGCGACCAGCAGCACGATCTCGGCCCAGGCCGGCTGACGGCGCACCTCGCGGCCGAGCTCGACCTGCTCCGCGGACCGCGGGCGGATGCCCCTGGCCGCGGCGGCGTCGTCGGCGAGGTGCCGGATCCGCTGCTCGACCATGTCGGGGTACGACGAGGGCACCGCGCTCGCGCTGTCCTGCTCGGCCCGGCGGCCCTTCATCGCCTGGCGCAGGCTGCGCCCGACCGCCGGCGAGACGTAGCGGCGGTCCCCGGCGCGCACGGCGGTGACCTGCTGCACCGCGACCTGCTCGACGGCGGCCAGCGGGATCGTGACGGTCTCGAACATGTTGCGCATCACCAGCGACTCGGTGGTCACCCACATCGCGGGACGCAGCATGGAGGCCCAGGTGAGCACCCCGATCGCGACCGCGGCGGCGAACACCGGACCACCGAACCCGCTGTCCGGATCGAGCAGGCCGAGCACGAGCGCGACCGCGACCAGGACCAGCCCGATCGTGCCCATGATCCGTCCACTGGTCGGCTTGAACCGCTCCACGACCTGCTCGGTCACGCCACACTCCTCGGGGCCGGCGCACGGGGCGCCAGCGATGTCGGGCCTGTCGGCGACGAGCCTATGCTGGCGCGGTGACCGCCTCCACCAGTGCACCCTCCCCCGCCGACGTCGCCCGCACCATCGACCACACCCTGCTCAAGCCCGAGGCCACCCGCGCCGACGTGGCCGCCCTCGTCGCGGAGGCCGTCGAGCTCGGCACCTACTCGGTGTGCGTCTCCCCCTCGATGCTCCCGCTGGACGTCCCGGCCGGCAGCGACCTCAAGGTCGCGGTGGTCTGCGGGTTCCCCAGCGGCAAGCACACCTCCTCGGTGAAGGCCGCCGAGGCGGCGGAGTCCGTGCAGCGCGGCGCGGACGAGATCGACATGGTCATCGACGTCGGCGCCGCCCGCGAGGGTCGCTTCGACGACGTCCAGGCCGACATCGCCGCCGTGCGGGCAGCCGCCCCGGCCCCGACGGTCCTCAAGGTCATCATCGAGTCCGCTGCCCTCGACGACGAGCAGATCGTCGCCGTGTGCCGGGCCGCCGTGGCCGCCGGCGCGGACTTCGTCAAGACCTCCACCGGCTTCCACCCCGCGGGCGGCGCCACCGAGCACGCCGTGCGCCTGATGGCCGAGACGGTCGGTGACAAGGCGTTGGTCAAGGCCTCCGGCGGCGTGCGCACCCTGGAGCAGGCCCGCACGATGCTCGCGGCCGGCGCCTCGCGACTCGGCGTCTCCGGCAGCCGGGCGCTGCTGGGCGGCGACAGCGGCGGCAGCGACAAGGGGTCCGGCACCTACTGAGCCCCGCAGGGGCGTCGGGCACAATGATCCGGTGCGCGCCCAGGTGATCGTCCTCGCCGGGCCCTCCGGCTCCGGCAAGAGCAGGCTCGCCGCCCGCACCGGCCTCCCGGTGCTGCGCCTGGACGACTTCTACAAGGACGGCTCCGACCCGACGCTGCCGGTGATCACCGTGGGCGCGAACGCCGGGATGGTCGACTGGGACCACGTCGACGCCTGGCACCTCGATGACGCGCTCGCGGCGATCACCGCACTGTGCCGCGAGGGCCACACCCAGGTGCCGATCTACGACATCGCCCACGACGGGCGCACCGGCTGGCGCGATCTCGACCTGGGCGAGCACCGGCTGTTCGTCGCCGAGGGCATCTTCGCCGAGCTCGTGGCCCGCCCGGCGGCCGAGCAGGGGCTGCTCGCCGCGGCGTACTGCATCCGGCGCCACCCGCTGGTGACCTTCGCGCTGCGCCTCACCCGCGACCTGCGCGAGCGCCGCAAGCCACCGCTGGTGCTGCTGCGCCGCGGCCTGGACCTCATGCGCGGCGAGCGCCGCGTGGTCGCGCGCGCCGAGGCCCGCGGCTGCCGACCGGTCACCCCCGAGCAGGGCCTCGCCGACATCCGCGCCCTCGAGACCGCCCGCCCGCGCTGACCCCCTCTCCCCGAGTCGGCGCCAATGGTTGCGCGAGTCGGCGCCAATGGCGCGCCGAGTCGGCGCCAATGGCGCGGGATCTCAGGAGGCGGTGAGCTCCGCGGTCAGCGCGGCGTACGCGGGCTTGATCACCTGGTTGATCAGCGCGAGCCGCTCGTCGAAGGGCAGGAACGCCGACTTCATCGCGTTGAGCGTGAACCACTCCAGGTCACGCATCCCGAAGCCGAACGCCTCGCACAGGTCCCACATCTCGTCGGTCATCGAGGTGTGGCTCATCAGCCGGTTGTCGGTGTTGACCGTCACCCGGAACCGCAGCCGGGTGAGCAGCCCGATCGGGTGCTCGGCGATCGACGCGGCCGCGCCGGTCTGCACGTTGGACGCCGGGCAGAGCTCCAGCGGGATCCGCTTGTCGCGCACGTACGCCGCGAGCCGGCCGAGCTCCACGCGGCCGTCCTCGCGCACGGTGATGTCGTCGACGATGCGCACGCCGTGACCGAGGCGGTCCGCACCGCACCACTGGATGGCCTGCCAGATCGACGGCAGGCCGAAGGCCTCGCCGGCGTGGATGGTGAAGTGGGAGTTCTCGCGCTGGAGGTACTCGAAGGCGTCGAGGTGACGGGTGGGCGGGTAGCCGGCCTCCGCGCCGGCGATGTCGAAGCCCGCGACACCGCGGTCGCGCCAGGCGACCGCGAGCTCGGCGATCTCCATGGATCGGGCCTGGTGGCGCATCGCGGTGAGCAGCTGGCGCACCAGGATCCGGCCGCCGGCGGCCTCCATGCCCTCGTCGAAGCCGCGCTGGACCGCCGCCACCACGTCGTCGAGGGCGAGGCCCTGCTCGACGTGCTGCTCCGGGGCGTAGCGGACCTCGGCGTACACGACGCCGTCGGCCGCGAGGTCCTCGACGCACTCGCGGGCCACCCGGGCCAGCGCGTCGGCGGTCTGCATGACCCCGACCGTGTGGTCGAAGGTCTCCAGGTAGCGCTCGAGGGAGCCCGAGTCGGCGGCCTGCGCGAACCAGGCACCGAGCTCCTCGGCCGTGGTGGCGGGCAGCTCGTGACCGCACTCGGCGGCGAGGTCGATCACCGTCTGCGGACGCAGACCCCCGTCGAGGTGGTCGTGGAGCAAGACCTTCGGCGCACGCAGCACCAGATCGCGCGTAGGGGCGTTAGGTTCGACGGCACTGGCGCTCATGGCGCCATCCAACCACCCCGCAGGCATGCCCAGAGATTCGCTGGGCCGGACCCGAGGAGCCCCTGGATGCGCGTGTTCACCGAGATCGAGGAGCTCGCCGACGCGGTCGGGCAGGAGCTCGGCACCAGCGACTGGCTGGAGGTCGACCAGGCCCGGGTCGACGCCTTCGCCGACGCCACCGGCGACCACCAGTGGATCCACGTCGACGCCGAGCGGGCCGCCGCCGGGCCGTTCGGCGGCACCATCGCGCACGGCTACCTGACGCTCTCGCTGATCCCCTGCCTCGGCCAGGGTGTCTTCGCCCTCGACACCCCCGGCGCCAAGCTGAACTACGGCGTCAACAAGGTCCGCTTCCCCAGCCCGCTGCGCGTCGGCAAGCGGATCCGGCTCAGCGTCACCGTCACCGCGCTCACCGAGCTCCCCGCCGGCCACCAGCTGACGCTCCGGCAGGTCGTCGAGATCGAGGGCGAGGCCAAGCCGGCCTGTGTCGCCGAGACCGTCGTGCTGCCGCTCGCTGACTGAGGGCGAGCAGGGGCACCAGGCCCTATGCTCCCCCGATGGCCGATCTCGGTGCCGTCGAATCCCGCCTCTGGACCCTGCTCGCGCCGTACCGCACCGAGCTCGAGGAGGCGACCGTCTACGGCATGCCGTCGCTGCGATGGCCCGGCACGGGCAGCCACGACTACTTCGCCGCGATCGGCCGCAGCGCCCGCAAGGTCAGTCTCTACGCGATCGCCGTCGACACCTGGCCCGAGGCCCTCGAGGGCGCCTCCGAGGAGCTCCGCGCCCGTCGCACCGGCAAAGCGACCTTCTCCTTCCCCACGCTGGACGACGACCTTGCCGCTGAGCTCGGGGCGTTCCTCGAGCGGTTGTACCTGCCCTACCGCGCCCACCACCTCGGCTGAGCCGACCGAGCACGGACGGCGGGTGCCCGGTCAGTCCCCCAGCAGCGCGAACGTCGCCAGTGCATGGACGAGTGACTTTCCGTCCTGCTCGACGTCGGCCTCGCAGACCGTCAGGTTCTCCCCGCGCTTGCGCACCGTGGCCGTGACCACCAAGGTGCCTGGCTTGCCGGGGCGCAGGTAGGTGACGGTGAGCTGGCTGGTGGCCGGCACCTCGCCGTCGGCCGCGCTGCGCACCGCGGCCCCCATGGTCGTGTCGACCAGTGTGGCCAGCATGCCGCCGTGCACCGTGCCGGCGGGGTTGAGGTGGCGCTCATCGACCTCGACCTCGAGGCGCGCCTCGCCGTCCTCGGCCTCGGGAGCAGGGGCGCCGACCAGGCCGGTGAATCCGGGATCGCTGTGGGTCACGGGCGGCTGGTACCCACCACCGTCGATCACCATCGCGGTCCGCCCTCCGGTACGTCGCCGGTCGGCCTAGCAGCGTCGGTGGAAGGTGAGCTTGCCGCCGGGGAGGGTCGTGGTCTCGTAGGCGGGATCGTGGGCGCGAGCGTGGTGGCGAGGACAGAGGAGCCGGCCGCTGGCCACGCTGGTCGCACCGCCGCGGGACCACGGAACGTCGTGGTGGGCGTGGCACAGGCCCGGTGGCCAGTCGCACCCATCGGCGGTGCAGCCGCCGTCGCGCAGGGCGAGGGCGACTCGGTGGGTCTTGGTGTGAAAGCGGCGCTTGCGGCCGACGTCGAGCGGGCGGCCTTCGCCGTCGAGGACGGCGGGCACGATCCCGGCCTGGCACGCCAGGCGTCGGGCCTCGGTGGCGGAGATCGTCTCGCCGGTGTGCAGGTGGGCCGCGCGTAGGCCGCCGAGGAGCGAGTCCAGCGTCATCGTGACCACGATGGTGGCGGCCACTCCGCCGGCGTCGGGGAGCCGGTCGGTGGGATAGCGCTCAAGGAACTCACAGAACGCCTGCCCCATCCGCTCCGGACCCGGCCGCCGCTCGGCGCCCGCGGCTCCGGGGCCGTTCACGGCGTGCTGGTGCTTCGGTGCGGCGATGGCGAGGAGTGCGGCGCGCAGCATCGAGGCGTGATGGGTGGGGATGGTGAACCGGCCGTGGGTCTTGCCGTGCCCGTCATCGCTCATCGTGAGTCTCGCGGCGGCGCGGGCCGCGGCTTCCTCACGCTCCAAGCGGGCAGCTTCGGCGGCGTCGGCCTGCTCGGGAGCGGCGACCTCGACCAGCCGCTTGGCCAGGCGACGCAGGGTGATCGCGTCGTGCTCGCCCGCCTGCTCCAGGAGGAAGTCCTCCGCACGGGCCCGGCTCTCGTCGTCCACGAGGTCCTCGGGCAGGTCGTCGACCGCGTCGATGATCACCTGGGCCTGGTCGAGGTGGATCCGCCCGGCGCCCAATGCCTCGCGCACACCGTCGTGGTGCCCGGCGTCCAGCGCACGGGCCAGGCGCATCAACCGGTGCGTCTCGGGGCGGGTCAGGCGCGACTGGTGTGCCCACCAGTTCGCGGTGCTGGTCGCACCGACCGCGTCGCCCACCTCGACGCTGTGGGCGTGCGCGGCGACCCTCAACCGGAGCTCCTGCAACCGGTCGATTTCCGCGCTTAGCTCCAGCAGCGTCGCCCCGGCCTCGGCCTCGCTCAGCGACCACACCGGCGCCTCGGCGACGGTGTCGAGGGCCTCGTGCACGCACGCCACCGCCGCGGCCACCGGGTGGCCGGATCGGGGCTGGCGAGGTGCTTCCATGGACCTACTCAACCACCGACCACCGACAGCCCCGGGCAGTCGTTCTCCCAGGTCAGCGGGCCTGTGCACAGACAAGACTCAATTCATCATCGCGTAGAGCACGTGAGACATCGCCACGTGGCTGACCCCCACGAATTCCTCTCCAGGAAGTCATCGGGGGCCGTCACGGGAACTGCTCGAGGGCCCAAGCGTGGGTCCTGTGTCGGTCCTTGCGATAGGGCTTGTCGCGGCCCCTCCCCTCCGGCACGGCCGGGAGGACAACCTGACCACCATGCGTGTGCACGACACCCGCCAGCCGGGCCTACACGTGCTCGCGCGGCGGGGGTCGGCGACCATCTTCGCGGCCTTCGACCGACGTGCGCGACGCCCGGCATGCCACTGAGCAGCGCTCGAGAGATCAGGTCGGAGTCGTTGAGCGGTCGCCCGGGCGCTGACGTTCTGGGCAGTCCCTCTCGATGACCTGCTGGCCGGGCGCCGGCGACGATAAGGCCCGTACCAGCCCTCCGGCTCCGACTAGGGTGCCGACATGTCCACGTCCTCTCGGTGGTCCGTCGGCTCCCGCGACTCGCTGCTGTCGCTGTGGTCGGACGGCTCGGTGCTGTCGGTCGGCAGTGTCGGATCGTGTGGATCCGTGTTCTCCGTCGGGTCGTTCCTCTCCGCGTTCTCGGTCGGGTCGTCGATGTCGTTCGCCTCGGCGCTGTCGCACCAGTCCTCCGGGTCGGTGCTGTCCCACCAGTCCGCCGAGTCGGCGCTGTCCCACCGGTCCTCCGGCTCGGTCCTCACCTCACGGGCGAGCGGCGCGTACGCCGCGTCCGACACCGGAGCACACCCGAGGCGTCCGGCGATCGCGTTGGCGGTGGGCGCCGCCGCGGTCGGCATCGTGCTGGCGGCCCGGTCCCGTTCCTGACGACGGAATCCCCGGGCCCCGTCCCCGGTTGGGACAGTGCCCCCCACCTCAGCACCTCAGGAGACCGCACCGCCGTGAGCCAGCTCTTCACCCCGATCACCCTGCGCGACGTGACCATCCGCAACCGGGTGTGGGTCGCCCCGATGTGCCAGTACTCCGCCGTCGACGGCCTGCCGAACGACTGGCACCTGGTGC from Nocardioides sp. dk884 harbors:
- a CDS encoding ATP-binding protein, whose product is MRAQVIVLAGPSGSGKSRLAARTGLPVLRLDDFYKDGSDPTLPVITVGANAGMVDWDHVDAWHLDDALAAITALCREGHTQVPIYDIAHDGRTGWRDLDLGEHRLFVAEGIFAELVARPAAEQGLLAAAYCIRRHPLVTFALRLTRDLRERRKPPLVLLRRGLDLMRGERRVVARAEARGCRPVTPEQGLADIRALETARPR
- a CDS encoding adenosine deaminase, yielding MSASAVEPNAPTRDLVLRAPKVLLHDHLDGGLRPQTVIDLAAECGHELPATTAEELGAWFAQAADSGSLERYLETFDHTVGVMQTADALARVARECVEDLAADGVVYAEVRYAPEQHVEQGLALDDVVAAVQRGFDEGMEAAGGRILVRQLLTAMRHQARSMEIAELAVAWRDRGVAGFDIAGAEAGYPPTRHLDAFEYLQRENSHFTIHAGEAFGLPSIWQAIQWCGADRLGHGVRIVDDITVREDGRVELGRLAAYVRDKRIPLELCPASNVQTGAAASIAEHPIGLLTRLRFRVTVNTDNRLMSHTSMTDEMWDLCEAFGFGMRDLEWFTLNAMKSAFLPFDERLALINQVIKPAYAALTAELTAS
- a CDS encoding MaoC family dehydratase — protein: MRVFTEIEELADAVGQELGTSDWLEVDQARVDAFADATGDHQWIHVDAERAAAGPFGGTIAHGYLTLSLIPCLGQGVFALDTPGAKLNYGVNKVRFPSPLRVGKRIRLSVTVTALTELPAGHQLTLRQVVEIEGEAKPACVAETVVLPLAD
- a CDS encoding PaaI family thioesterase, whose translation is MTHSDPGFTGLVGAPAPEAEDGEARLEVEVDERHLNPAGTVHGGMLATLVDTTMGAAVRSAADGEVPATSQLTVTYLRPGKPGTLVVTATVRKRGENLTVCEADVEQDGKSLVHALATFALLGD
- a CDS encoding HNH endonuclease signature motif containing protein translates to MEAPRQPRSGHPVAAAVACVHEALDTVAEAPVWSLSEAEAGATLLELSAEIDRLQELRLRVAAHAHSVEVGDAVGATSTANWWAHQSRLTRPETHRLMRLARALDAGHHDGVREALGAGRIHLDQAQVIIDAVDDLPEDLVDDESRARAEDFLLEQAGEHDAITLRRLAKRLVEVAAPEQADAAEAARLEREEAAARAAARLTMSDDGHGKTHGRFTIPTHHASMLRAALLAIAAPKHQHAVNGPGAAGAERRPGPERMGQAFCEFLERYPTDRLPDAGGVAATIVVTMTLDSLLGGLRAAHLHTGETISATEARRLACQAGIVPAVLDGEGRPLDVGRKRRFHTKTHRVALALRDGGCTADGCDWPPGLCHAHHDVPWSRGGATSVASGRLLCPRHHARAHDPAYETTTLPGGKLTFHRRC